A DNA window from Candidatus Roseilinea sp. contains the following coding sequences:
- the mceE gene encoding methylmalonyl-CoA epimerase has translation MKLDHLAIAVADLDAALTFYRDALGLELDGIEAVEREGVRIAFLPLGDGQSRIELVQPTRDDTGIAKWMAKRGPGMHHVCLAVPNLESALARLVAHGCELINPQPVMREDGTPYAFVHPRSAFGVLVELYEKPE, from the coding sequence ATGAAGCTCGATCACCTCGCCATCGCCGTCGCCGACCTCGACGCTGCACTCACCTTTTATCGCGATGCGCTCGGCCTGGAACTGGACGGGATCGAAGCCGTGGAGCGAGAAGGGGTGCGGATTGCCTTTCTGCCCCTTGGCGACGGCCAATCCCGCATCGAACTCGTGCAGCCGACGCGCGACGACACCGGCATCGCCAAATGGATGGCCAAGCGCGGTCCCGGCATGCATCATGTGTGCCTGGCCGTGCCCAACCTCGAGTCTGCGCTGGCGCGGCTGGTCGCCCATGGCTGCGAGCTGATCAACCCGCAGCCGGTCATGCGCGAAGACGGCACGCCCTACGCCTTTGTTCATCCGCGCAGCGCGTTCGGCGTGCTGGTGGAGCTATACGAGAAGCCGGAGTAA
- a CDS encoding hypothetical protein (possible pseudo, frameshifted): MAEEKTQVSVNEEYLEKYGFSEPENYAFKSRKGLDEEIVKEISWMKGEPEWMTRFRLAALAAFNSKPMPNWGGEALKEIDFNDIYYYIKPTDRQASSWDELPKEIKDTYDRLGIPEAEKKYLAGVGAQYESEVIYHNLAKELEAQGVIFLDTDTGLREYPELFRQYFGTIIPYTDNKFAALNSAVWSGGSFIYVPPGVKIEMPLQAYFRINAKNVGQFERTLIIVDEGAQVHYVEGCTAPV; encoded by the coding sequence ATGGCTGAGGAAAAGACACAGGTTTCGGTGAACGAAGAGTACCTGGAGAAGTATGGTTTCTCCGAGCCTGAGAACTACGCGTTCAAGAGCCGCAAGGGCCTGGACGAGGAGATCGTCAAAGAGATTTCGTGGATGAAGGGCGAGCCGGAGTGGATGACGCGCTTCCGCCTGGCGGCCTTGGCGGCTTTCAACAGCAAACCGATGCCCAACTGGGGCGGTGAAGCGCTCAAAGAGATTGATTTCAACGACATCTACTACTACATCAAACCCACCGACCGACAGGCCAGTTCCTGGGATGAGCTGCCGAAGGAGATCAAGGACACCTATGACCGCTTGGGGATTCCCGAGGCGGAGAAGAAATATCTGGCCGGCGTGGGCGCGCAGTACGAGTCGGAGGTAATCTATCACAACCTCGCCAAGGAGTTGGAGGCGCAAGGCGTGATCTTCCTCGACACCGACACCGGCCTGCGCGAGTATCCGGAGCTTTTCCGCCAGTACTTTGGCACCATCATCCCCTACACCGACAACAAGTTCGCAGCGTTGAACAGCGCGGTATGGTCGGGCGGCTCGTTCATCTACGTCCCGCCGGGCGTGAAGATCGAGATGCCGCTACAGGCTTACTTCCGCATCAACGCCAAGAACGTCGGCCAGTTCGAGCGCACGCTAATCATTGTGGACGAAGGCGCGCAGGTGCACTATGTCGAGGGCTGCACGGCCCCTGTGTAA
- a CDS encoding undecaprenyl-phosphate alpha-N-acetylglucosaminyl 1-phosphate transferase (possible pseudo, frameshifted): MPAAVLVSIIALENDVVPEFVTATVLFSNLASVGHLVAGAGCVVATIYNAAVPLAAALATWLIAFIASLALTALAIRLGLSLDIADEPGGRRRHARRTSRLGVIPLFGAFTLAALVSRSFGVPSLDPKEGLRFAGLIAGGGAMFALAIADDKFNLSPRMQLGLQAFAALVAITSQIFIERFTNPFTRREVVLTAPEVFGPIAGYAVVAGLSLFWFLGMMNTVNFLDGVDGLASTVGVIAGGMVAIHMWREEQYSVALLPIALIGTLLGFLVFNRPPARIFLGGGAIYLGYVLACIGIIGGAKIALLLLVMGLPIADVLWQILDRVRRGTQPGCLGPRPPAPAPG, from the coding sequence ATGCCGGCAGCGGTGCTGGTCTCCATCATCGCGTTGGAGAACGACGTCGTGCCTGAATTCGTCACGGCGACGGTGCTTTTCTCCAACCTGGCCAGCGTGGGTCACCTTGTGGCTGGTGCTGGCTGCGTTGTAGCGACGATTTACAATGCTGCCGTGCCGCTCGCTGCCGCGCTTGCTACGTGGTTGATCGCGTTCATCGCGTCGCTGGCCCTCACTGCGCTGGCGATTCGGTTGGGGTTGTCCCTCGACATTGCCGATGAGCCGGGCGGCCGGCGCAGACATGCTCGGCGCACCTCGCGCTTGGGGGTGATCCCCCTGTTCGGCGCGTTCACGCTGGCGGCGCTGGTCAGCCGGTCGTTCGGCGTGCCGTCGCTCGACCCCAAAGAGGGGCTGCGCTTTGCCGGATTGATCGCCGGTGGCGGCGCGATGTTCGCGCTGGCCATCGCCGACGACAAGTTCAATTTGTCGCCGCGGATGCAGTTGGGGCTACAGGCGTTCGCCGCTTTGGTCGCCATCACCAGCCAAATCTTCATCGAACGCTTCACCAACCCGTTCACGCGCCGCGAAGTGGTGCTGACCGCGCCGGAGGTCTTCGGGCCGATCGCCGGCTATGCGGTGGTCGCCGGCCTCTCACTGTTCTGGTTTCTGGGGATGATGAACACGGTGAACTTCCTGGACGGTGTGGATGGGTTGGCTTCAACGGTCGGGGTGATTGCCGGGGGCATGGTGGCCATTCACATGTGGCGCGAGGAGCAATACAGCGTGGCGTTGTTGCCCATCGCGCTGATCGGGACCTTGCTCGGATTCCTCGTCTTCAACCGACCGCCGGCCAGGATCTTCCTCGGCGGCGGCGCGATTTATCTGGGCTACGTGTTGGCTTGCATCGGCATCATCGGCGGCGCAAAAATTGCACTGTTGCTATTGGTGATGGGCCTGCCGATTGCCGACGTGCTGTGGCAGATCCTCGATCGCGTGCGGCGGGGGACACAGCCCGGCTGCCTCGGACCGCGGCCACCTGCACCTGCGCCTGGTTGA
- a CDS encoding DNA polymerase III subunit epsilon — protein sequence MRTLVSLDIETTGFDPERDAILEIGIVRFRGEAVLEEWSSLIDPQRPIPHKITELTGITDDMVKREGISLWDGLHRAQQLIGNAPIIGHNIAFDLSFFKSLKTPPTFTKSTTLDTFELASILVPHAGRYSLSALAGELGISLPRSHRAMDDARTAHQLYLRIFERAVALPREIVDEISAHANRSGWALAEFWRDVQAEQSRSAFSASIGAQLRRPTPDGQRQKDPSAVLRRRRVLQAQPLKPNAQIQPLDVERVAATLASDGPFAAQFPGYEMRPQQMEMSRKVAQTFNEGGVALIEAGTGTGKSLAYLIPAMMWAMQNGERVVISTNTINLQEQLADKDVPAVIRILGEAGRAAVMKGKGRYLCPKRFDDLRRNGPVTADEARLLAKILIWLPNTLTGDSDELFMPTPAERAIFQHLSAQNPICNANTCSATDCFFHQARRLAESAHLVIVNHALLMADIAVENRALPEYNYLIVDEAHHLEAAATDSLTYRLDRDEIQRVLNDLGRTTKARQAGGSGLLAEIAAKGRTLLRTEHVGVLDGLCGQAMDAVSAAWSSNIAFFDELGEFLADDASGDTTDYTQRVRLTRALRNRSGWTRVEIAFDNLQRDLNALARQLNSIFKALSEASELIEDFDALVTRLHGAIHFITEASEQLNSMFAKPSDDRVYWVDLEMPRKAAGQARLTLNAAPLHVGQLMQRELWQQKRAVVLTSATLRTSAANGSGQPSFDYIKGRLSAPDAETLALDSPFDYLSSTLLYLVTDIPEPNQEGYQQAVERGLIELFRASGGRGLALFTSYSALRTTSRAITPALMRDDILVLEQGNGASRRAMVESFRAAERAVMLGTKSFWEGVDIQGEKLSALAICKLPFDVPTDPIFAARSETFDNAFNEYSVPEAVLRFRQGFGRLIRSKSDRGVVAVFDPRLLSKSYGAAFLNALPGPTIMRAPLAKLGQATREWLAKR from the coding sequence ATGCGAACGCTTGTTTCACTCGACATCGAAACCACCGGCTTTGACCCCGAACGCGATGCGATCCTAGAGATCGGCATCGTGCGCTTTCGCGGCGAAGCGGTGCTTGAGGAATGGAGCAGCTTAATTGACCCTCAGCGTCCGATCCCGCATAAGATCACCGAGCTGACCGGCATCACCGACGACATGGTGAAACGCGAGGGCATCTCGCTGTGGGACGGCTTGCACAGGGCGCAGCAGCTCATCGGCAATGCGCCAATCATCGGCCACAACATCGCGTTCGACCTGAGCTTCTTCAAAAGCCTGAAGACGCCCCCAACCTTCACCAAGAGCACCACGCTGGACACGTTCGAGCTGGCCAGCATCCTGGTGCCGCACGCCGGACGCTACTCGCTCAGCGCGCTGGCTGGCGAGCTGGGCATCAGTCTGCCGAGGTCTCACCGGGCCATGGACGACGCGCGCACGGCGCATCAGCTCTATCTGCGGATCTTCGAGCGCGCCGTGGCGTTGCCGCGCGAGATCGTGGACGAGATTAGCGCGCACGCCAACCGGAGCGGTTGGGCGCTCGCCGAGTTTTGGCGCGATGTCCAGGCAGAGCAGTCGCGCAGCGCGTTCAGCGCCAGCATCGGCGCGCAGTTGCGCCGGCCGACGCCGGACGGCCAACGGCAAAAAGACCCATCCGCCGTCCTGCGCCGCCGGCGGGTACTGCAGGCCCAGCCGCTCAAGCCAAACGCGCAGATTCAGCCGCTGGACGTCGAGCGCGTGGCTGCGACGCTGGCGAGCGACGGCCCATTCGCAGCTCAGTTTCCCGGCTATGAAATGCGCCCACAACAGATGGAGATGTCGCGCAAAGTCGCGCAGACCTTCAACGAGGGTGGCGTCGCGCTCATTGAGGCCGGCACCGGCACCGGCAAATCGCTGGCCTACCTCATCCCCGCCATGATGTGGGCGATGCAGAACGGCGAGCGCGTCGTCATTAGCACCAACACCATTAACCTGCAGGAGCAACTGGCCGATAAGGACGTGCCGGCCGTCATCCGCATCCTCGGCGAGGCCGGCCGGGCCGCCGTGATGAAGGGCAAGGGGCGTTACCTTTGCCCCAAACGTTTCGACGACCTACGCCGCAACGGCCCGGTGACCGCCGACGAGGCGCGCCTGCTGGCCAAGATCCTGATCTGGCTGCCGAACACGCTGACCGGCGACAGCGATGAACTCTTCATGCCGACGCCTGCCGAACGCGCCATCTTCCAGCACCTCTCCGCACAAAACCCGATCTGCAACGCCAACACGTGCAGCGCGACAGATTGCTTCTTCCACCAAGCGCGCCGGCTGGCCGAAAGCGCGCACCTCGTCATCGTCAACCACGCCCTGCTCATGGCCGACATCGCAGTGGAGAACCGCGCCCTGCCCGAATACAACTACCTGATCGTGGACGAAGCGCACCACCTGGAGGCCGCCGCGACCGACTCGCTCACCTACCGCCTCGACCGCGATGAGATCCAGAGAGTGCTGAACGACCTGGGCCGCACGACCAAGGCGCGCCAGGCCGGCGGCAGCGGCTTGCTGGCCGAGATCGCCGCGAAAGGGCGCACCTTGCTGCGCACTGAGCACGTTGGCGTGCTGGATGGCCTGTGCGGTCAGGCCATGGATGCCGTGAGCGCAGCTTGGTCGAGCAACATCGCTTTCTTCGACGAATTGGGCGAGTTCCTGGCCGACGACGCGAGCGGCGACACAACCGACTACACGCAACGCGTGCGCCTGACGCGCGCGCTGCGCAACCGCAGCGGCTGGACGCGCGTCGAGATCGCCTTCGACAACCTGCAGCGCGACCTGAACGCGCTGGCCCGGCAGCTCAACAGCATCTTCAAGGCGCTCTCGGAGGCGTCGGAACTCATCGAGGATTTCGACGCGCTGGTCACCCGGCTGCACGGCGCAATTCACTTCATCACCGAAGCGAGCGAACAACTGAACAGCATGTTCGCCAAGCCGAGCGACGACCGCGTTTATTGGGTGGACCTCGAAATGCCGCGCAAGGCTGCGGGCCAGGCGCGGCTGACGCTGAACGCCGCACCGCTGCACGTCGGCCAACTGATGCAACGTGAGCTATGGCAACAAAAGCGCGCCGTCGTGCTCACTTCGGCCACGCTGCGCACCAGCGCGGCCAACGGCAGCGGCCAGCCCAGCTTCGATTACATCAAGGGGCGGCTCAGCGCGCCCGACGCCGAGACGCTCGCGCTCGACTCGCCATTCGACTACCTATCCTCGACGCTGCTCTACCTCGTCACAGACATCCCAGAGCCGAACCAAGAAGGCTATCAGCAAGCCGTGGAACGCGGCTTAATCGAGCTCTTTCGCGCCTCGGGGGGACGGGGACTCGCCCTCTTCACCAGCTACTCGGCGCTGCGCACCACGTCGCGCGCCATCACGCCGGCGTTGATGCGCGACGACATCCTGGTGCTCGAGCAAGGCAACGGCGCCTCGCGCCGGGCCATGGTCGAGAGCTTCCGCGCCGCCGAGCGCGCCGTGATGCTGGGCACCAAGAGCTTCTGGGAAGGCGTAGACATCCAGGGCGAGAAGCTGAGCGCGTTGGCCATTTGCAAGTTGCCCTTCGACGTGCCGACCGACCCGATCTTCGCGGCGCGCAGCGAGACGTTCGATAACGCGTTCAACGAATACTCGGTGCCGGAGGCGGTGCTGCGCTTCCGGCAGGGCTTCGGCCGGTTGATCCGCTCGAAGAGCGACCGCGGCGTGGTCGCGGTGTTCGACCCGCGGCTGTTGAGCAAGAGCTATGGCGCCGCCTTTTTGAATGCGTTGCCCGGGCCGACGATCATGCGCGCGCCATTGGCCAAATTGGGCCAAGCCACGCGCGAGTGGCTGGCCAAGCGCTGA
- a CDS encoding phosphoglycerate mutase: protein MPILLLIRHATNDFVKAGRLPGRTPNIHLNDEGRTQAEALGQMLRARPLDAIYSSPLERAIETAWRIAAPHGLPIHIRTDLTDIDNGDFTGKEIKRLGEDEATKALWQVVVETPSQAKFPHGEAMLDMQRRVIDALEAIIAAHDDVDLLDKPPTPSASHTAPAPTSPESDVGKAAPRDQVAAENTQPERPKKRPQVVAVVAHADVIKAALAHYLGMPFDYFQRLAVSPASVSTLMVANDERRAKRHIVVMNVNHTAP, encoded by the coding sequence ATGCCCATCCTCCTACTCATTCGTCACGCGACGAACGACTTCGTCAAGGCCGGCCGGCTGCCCGGCCGCACGCCGAACATTCACCTGAACGACGAGGGGCGCACACAGGCCGAAGCGCTCGGCCAAATGTTACGCGCGCGTCCGCTGGATGCGATATATAGCAGTCCGCTGGAGCGCGCGATTGAAACGGCTTGGCGCATCGCTGCGCCGCACGGCTTGCCGATCCACATCCGCACCGATCTGACCGACATTGACAACGGCGACTTCACCGGCAAGGAGATCAAGCGACTGGGCGAAGACGAGGCTACGAAGGCCCTGTGGCAAGTGGTGGTGGAGACGCCCTCACAGGCGAAATTCCCTCACGGCGAAGCCATGCTGGATATGCAGCGGCGCGTCATAGATGCCCTAGAGGCGATCATCGCTGCACACGACGATGTAGACCTTCTCGATAAGCCACCAACGCCGTCCGCTTCCCATACCGCCCCCGCGCCGACTTCGCCCGAGAGTGACGTAGGCAAGGCCGCCCCCCGCGATCAGGTTGCCGCTGAAAACACGCAACCGGAAAGGCCGAAAAAGCGGCCGCAGGTCGTCGCCGTCGTCGCCCATGCCGACGTGATCAAAGCAGCCCTGGCCCACTATCTGGGCATGCCGTTCGACTACTTCCAACGCCTGGCCGTATCGCCGGCGTCGGTGAGCACGCTGATGGTCGCCAACGACGAAAGGCGCGCCAAACGGCACATCGTCGTGATGAACGTGAATCACACGGCACCTTAA
- a CDS encoding hypothetical protein (possible pseudo, frameshifted) — translation MSRAARPLCNSSDSLHSAVVEIIVKKGARCRYTTIQNWSTNVYNLVTKRAAAYEGATMEWVDGNLGSKLTMKYPAVYLMEPGAHGEILSIAFAGRGQHQDAGGKVVHAAPNTTSKIVSKSISKDGGRTSYRGLLKVYRDAERSRSNVVCDALLLDEHSRSDTYPYIEVDTNNVVIGHEGEREQDRRRAALLRDESAA, via the coding sequence ATGTCGAGGGCTGCACGGCCCCTGTGTAACTCCAGCGATTCGCTGCACAGCGCCGTCGTGGAGATCATCGTCAAGAAAGGCGCGCGCTGTCGCTACACGACGATTCAGAACTGGTCCACGAACGTTTACAACCTGGTCACCAAGCGCGCGGCGGCCTACGAAGGCGCGACGATGGAGTGGGTGGACGGCAACCTGGGCAGCAAACTGACCATGAAGTACCCGGCCGTCTATTTGATGGAGCCGGGCGCGCACGGCGAAATTCTCTCGATTGCCTTTGCCGGGCGCGGGCAGCACCAGGACGCCGGCGGCAAAGTCGTGCACGCGGCGCCCAACACCACCAGCAAGATCGTCAGCAAGTCCATCAGCAAGGACGGCGGGCGCACCAGCTATCGCGGTTTGCTCAAGGTCTATCGCGACGCGGAGCGCAGCCGCAGCAACGTCGTGTGCGATGCGCTGCTGCTCGACGAGCACAGCCGCAGCGATACGTATCCCTACATCGAGGTGGACACCAACAATGTGGTCATCGGCCACGAAGGCGAGCGTGAGCAAGATCGGCGAAGAGCAGCTCTTCTACGCGATGAGTCCGCGGCGTGA
- a CDS encoding hypothetical protein (possible pseudo, frameshifted) yields MFNLISTARIEAALATRMVAFITLVYVGSVAIAFLVARLLRRSRKMTIAYMMIAAFGNVGNFGLPIAQFAQGEAALLPATIYFLANLAFAFVLCVLLANSGHRNPVSGVLPKWRAHRR; encoded by the coding sequence GTGTTCAACCTGATTAGCACGGCGCGTATCGAGGCTGCCCTGGCGACGCGCATGGTGGCCTTCATCACCTTGGTCTATGTCGGTTCGGTCGCCATTGCCTTCCTGGTGGCCCGCCTGCTGCGGCGCAGCCGCAAGATGACCATCGCCTACATGATGATCGCCGCCTTCGGCAACGTGGGCAACTTTGGGCTGCCCATCGCCCAGTTTGCCCAGGGCGAGGCGGCGTTACTGCCGGCGACCATATACTTCCTGGCTAACCTGGCATTTGCCTTCGTGCTGTGTGTGCTGCTGGCGAATTCCGGTCACCGTAACCCGGTTTCAGGCGTTTTGCCCAAGTGGCGCGCACACCGTCGTTGA
- a CDS encoding hypothetical protein (possible pseudo, frameshifted) has translation MGVLVITHYQRLLNYIKPQFVHVLIDGRIVESGGPELALHLEEKGMTG, from the coding sequence ATGGGCGTGTTGGTGATCACGCATTACCAACGCCTGCTGAACTACATCAAGCCGCAGTTCGTGCATGTGCTGATAGATGGCCGAATCGTGGAAAGCGGCGGGCCAGAGCTGGCATTGCACCTGGAAGAGAAAGGTATGACTGGCTGA
- the glgC gene encoding glucose-1-phosphate adenylyltransferase — MRTLAMILAGGRGSRLSVLANKRAKPAVPFAGKYRIIDFPLSNCVNSGIYTVGVVTQYRPRSLQDHIRNGAPWDLDRLNGGVWMLQPYQGRLDSDWYEGTADAVYQNLDFVRNARADYVLILSGDHVYKMDYSILIGFHQEKRADVTVATLRVTPEEAGRFGIVQTDANYRVTHFEEKPKQPKGTLASMGIYVFNYDTLVKVLHEDAKNPDSTHDFGKDIFPKMVTENYRVFAFPYTDYWVDVGTIQSYWEAHMDLLADTPPIDLLDREWVIHTRSEERPPVNIRTGATVNHSLITDGCVIEGSVEYSVLSPGVRVKRGAVVRYSIIMTDAVIEPGAMVDRCIIDKNVVVGRGACVGYGSDYTENAELHLNTGISVVGKNTIIPPDFRIGRNVVVGSDLNDDAFNGDFLPSGQNFMVEATD, encoded by the coding sequence ATGCGAACCCTGGCCATGATCCTCGCCGGCGGGCGCGGCAGTCGCCTGAGCGTGCTGGCAAACAAACGCGCCAAGCCCGCCGTGCCTTTCGCGGGCAAATACCGAATCATAGACTTTCCGCTCTCCAACTGCGTCAACAGCGGCATCTACACCGTAGGCGTGGTGACTCAGTATCGCCCGCGCTCACTGCAAGATCACATCCGCAACGGCGCGCCGTGGGACCTGGACCGGCTGAACGGCGGGGTGTGGATGCTGCAGCCATATCAGGGCCGCCTGGATTCGGACTGGTACGAAGGCACTGCCGACGCGGTCTACCAAAACCTGGACTTCGTGCGCAACGCCCGCGCCGACTATGTGCTCATCCTCTCCGGCGATCACGTCTATAAAATGGACTACAGCATCCTCATCGGCTTTCACCAGGAGAAGCGCGCCGATGTGACCGTGGCCACGCTCCGGGTGACGCCTGAGGAGGCCGGCCGATTCGGCATCGTGCAGACGGATGCGAACTACCGCGTCACCCACTTTGAGGAGAAACCCAAGCAGCCCAAGGGCACGCTGGCTTCGATGGGCATCTACGTGTTCAACTACGACACGCTGGTCAAGGTGCTGCACGAGGACGCAAAAAATCCAGACTCGACGCACGACTTCGGCAAGGACATCTTCCCGAAGATGGTGACCGAAAACTACCGCGTCTTCGCCTTCCCTTACACCGATTACTGGGTGGACGTCGGGACGATCCAGTCCTACTGGGAGGCGCACATGGACCTGTTGGCCGACACGCCGCCGATTGACCTGCTCGACCGCGAATGGGTGATCCACACGCGCTCCGAGGAACGCCCGCCGGTCAACATCCGCACCGGCGCTACCGTCAATCATTCGCTGATCACCGACGGCTGCGTCATCGAGGGATCGGTCGAGTATTCTGTGCTCTCGCCCGGCGTGCGCGTCAAGCGCGGCGCAGTGGTACGCTATTCCATCATCATGACGGATGCGGTGATCGAACCAGGCGCGATGGTGGATCGCTGCATCATTGACAAGAATGTGGTCGTCGGACGCGGGGCGTGTGTGGGCTACGGTTCGGACTACACCGAGAATGCCGAACTGCACCTCAACACCGGCATCAGCGTGGTGGGCAAAAATACCATCATCCCACCGGACTTTCGCATCGGGCGCAACGTTGTGGTGGGCAGCGACTTGAACGACGACGCCTTCAACGGCGACTTTCTCCCCAGCGGCCAGAACTTCATGGTTGAAGCCACCGATTAG
- a CDS encoding hypothetical protein (possible pseudo, frameshifted): MIAIMLIALGAQFANAGIPRVSLDMLMAASIRLISGPLLAFALVGFFDLPALERNVGIFAGQYAGSGAGLHHRVGERRRA, encoded by the coding sequence ATGATCGCGATCATGTTGATCGCGCTCGGCGCGCAGTTCGCGAACGCCGGCATCCCTCGCGTCAGCCTCGATATGCTCATGGCGGCGAGCATTCGCCTGATCTCCGGGCCGCTGTTGGCATTTGCGCTGGTAGGGTTCTTCGATTTGCCGGCTTTGGAGCGCAACGTCGGTATTTTTGCAGGCCAGTATGCCGGCAGCGGTGCTGGTCTCCATCATCGCGTTGGAGAACGACGTCGTGCCTGA
- a CDS encoding Fe-S cluster assembly protein SufD encodes MAVAQPVLKPAPVVRAGDLNREFVEAYSAALGDPAWMLARRLEALRVFRDTPAPNRHDELWRRVDLSAFKLDLILSGITPANTRLDVKRSRLPAGISQQGVIFTSLESAIKKHPRLLDEWLMTQCVKLNDAFYAALHGVFVRYGTVLYVPAGIRLDKPLRVTTRMAADQLAGFNHTLVVLGEGAKATLIEDFASPTGPHQAMYSGVVEIMLGKGAELDYVSIQDWGRNVYNFSTERAKVGEEAILHWVIGGLGSKFTKSLIEADLVGPRGTALLSGVYFADTRQQLHYDTQQNHIAAACKSDLLYKAALRDEARTVWRGNIRVFPGAQKTDAYQANRNLQLSARSRADSIPGLEIEADDVRCTHGSTVGTIEDEPMFYLRSRGVSATEARRLIVEGFFAPVIERIPLAETRNRLIEEIGKKIG; translated from the coding sequence ATGGCAGTCGCTCAACCTGTATTGAAACCGGCGCCGGTAGTCAGAGCCGGCGATCTGAACCGCGAGTTCGTCGAAGCGTACTCGGCGGCGCTGGGCGATCCGGCGTGGATGCTGGCGCGGCGTCTTGAAGCGCTGCGCGTGTTCCGCGACACGCCGGCGCCTAACCGGCACGACGAGCTTTGGCGTCGCGTGGATCTCAGCGCGTTCAAGCTGGACCTGATCCTATCCGGCATCACGCCGGCCAACACCCGACTCGATGTGAAGCGCTCGCGTTTGCCCGCCGGAATATCGCAGCAAGGCGTGATCTTCACCAGCCTCGAAAGCGCGATCAAGAAGCACCCGCGCCTGCTCGATGAGTGGCTGATGACGCAGTGCGTCAAGCTCAACGATGCCTTCTATGCGGCGTTGCACGGCGTCTTTGTGCGCTATGGCACGGTCTTGTATGTGCCGGCCGGCATTCGCCTGGACAAACCGCTGCGCGTGACGACGCGCATGGCCGCCGATCAGCTCGCCGGCTTCAACCATACCCTGGTGGTGTTGGGCGAAGGCGCCAAAGCCACGTTGATCGAGGACTTCGCTTCGCCCACCGGTCCGCACCAAGCGATGTACAGCGGCGTGGTTGAGATCATGCTCGGCAAAGGCGCCGAATTGGACTACGTCAGCATCCAGGACTGGGGGCGCAACGTGTATAACTTCTCCACCGAGCGCGCCAAGGTGGGCGAGGAAGCGATACTGCACTGGGTGATCGGCGGCCTCGGCAGCAAATTCACCAAGAGCCTGATCGAGGCCGATCTGGTCGGCCCGCGCGGCACCGCATTGCTGAGCGGGGTGTACTTTGCCGACACTCGGCAGCAGTTGCACTACGACACGCAGCAGAACCACATTGCGGCGGCTTGCAAGAGCGACCTGCTCTACAAGGCGGCCTTGCGCGACGAGGCGCGCACAGTGTGGCGCGGCAACATTCGCGTCTTCCCAGGCGCTCAAAAGACCGACGCGTATCAGGCCAACCGCAACTTGCAGCTCTCTGCGCGCAGCCGCGCCGATTCGATCCCCGGCCTGGAGATCGAGGCCGACGATGTGCGCTGCACCCATGGCAGCACAGTCGGCACCATCGAGGACGAGCCGATGTTCTACCTGCGCAGCCGCGGCGTCTCAGCGACCGAGGCGCGTCGGCTGATCGTTGAAGGCTTCTTCGCGCCGGTCATCGAGCGCATCCCCCTGGCGGAGACGCGCAACCGGCTGATCGAGGAGATCGGCAAGAAGATCGGCTGA
- a CDS encoding hypothetical protein (possible pseudo, frameshifted) — protein sequence MSEEDASTMVVSGFIEPLVKELPMEYAVEMNRLIALQMEGTIG from the coding sequence GTGAGCGAGGAAGACGCCAGCACGATGGTCGTCTCCGGTTTTATCGAGCCATTGGTGAAGGAGCTGCCGATGGAGTACGCCGTCGAGATGAATCGCTTGATCGCGTTGCAGATGGAGGGCACGATCGGTTAA